A portion of the Chondrinema litorale genome contains these proteins:
- a CDS encoding S66 peptidase family protein translates to MDQSKKARRSFIKKLGTASAFFSIGTSSFAANTQNIQQIKPASLKEGDTIGIVAPGFALPKPEVVKEFGKMLEEEGYKVKFGKYVFGKYGYFSGTDEERSADLNDMFADKEVNAIVAARGGWGGARILSMLDYETIKQNPKIFIGYSDITSLLLGIYQKTGLVTFHGPVGTSEWNKFTYKHFKKVIIKEKAYKLRGNKKDEEDLDTGRYVITEGKASGIMVGGNLTVFCGMVGSEYLPDFEGKILFLEDVGEAVYRVDRYLTQLKLAGILDKVAGVVFATCASCDTEENRKDNFSLQEIIKFHLEPLGVPAFFGIMSGHLKEQYTLPVGVNVEINAKKGNIKLLEESVIS, encoded by the coding sequence CGCTTTTTTTTCTATAGGAACCAGCAGCTTTGCTGCTAACACTCAAAACATCCAACAAATTAAGCCAGCATCTTTAAAAGAAGGTGATACCATAGGAATTGTAGCACCGGGTTTTGCCTTACCCAAACCAGAAGTTGTAAAAGAGTTTGGCAAAATGCTAGAAGAAGAAGGTTATAAAGTTAAGTTCGGGAAATATGTATTTGGCAAATACGGCTATTTCTCAGGTACAGACGAAGAGAGATCAGCAGACTTAAACGATATGTTTGCAGACAAAGAAGTAAATGCCATTGTAGCTGCAAGAGGTGGCTGGGGTGGTGCCCGTATTTTAAGCATGCTAGACTACGAAACGATCAAACAAAACCCTAAGATTTTTATTGGTTATAGTGATATTACTTCATTACTCTTAGGTATCTATCAAAAAACTGGCTTAGTAACTTTCCACGGACCTGTTGGCACCTCAGAATGGAATAAGTTTACTTATAAGCATTTCAAAAAAGTAATTATTAAAGAAAAAGCCTATAAACTACGAGGCAATAAAAAAGATGAAGAAGATCTAGACACAGGTCGCTATGTAATTACAGAAGGTAAAGCCAGTGGTATTATGGTCGGTGGTAATTTAACTGTATTCTGTGGCATGGTTGGCTCAGAGTATCTTCCAGATTTTGAAGGAAAAATATTATTTTTGGAAGACGTTGGCGAGGCAGTTTACCGTGTAGACCGTTATCTTACTCAACTAAAACTTGCTGGTATCTTAGATAAAGTTGCCGGAGTAGTTTTCGCAACGTGTGCATCTTGCGATACAGAAGAAAACAGAAAAGATAACTTCTCTCTTCAAGAAATTATTAAATTCCATTTAGAACCACTTGGTGTACCTGCTTTCTTTGGCATTATGTCTGGCCATCTTAAAGAGCAATACACACTCCCTGTAGGAGTAAATGTTGAAATAAATGCTAAAAAAGGGAATATTAAATTACTGGAAGAATCTGTGATTTCTTAA
- a CDS encoding mevalonate kinase family protein: MIIEKRAYARAGLLGNPSDGYFGKTISIIVRNFGAHISLYESPELKIEPQEQDLNEFRNIYHLVESVSLTGYYGGSRLIKAAIKKFAEYCEKENIKIASKNFTIRYRSSIPRQVGLAGSSAIVTATMRALMEFYNVEIIPEMLANLVLSAESDELGISAGLQDRVIQAFEGCVYMDFDKTHYEKNKQGIYERLEPQKLPNLYIAYKVDLGKVSGAVLNNIRVRYEKGDQEVINTLSQMADLAEQGKEAIAQGDTHRLNELINLNFDLRCKIMNISDSNHELVSSARACGVSAKFTGSGGSIIGVYPDDEALTKLVIAMRKLNARVIKPYIL, encoded by the coding sequence ATGATTATCGAAAAAAGAGCCTACGCTAGAGCAGGTTTGCTGGGGAATCCTTCTGACGGATATTTTGGAAAAACCATTTCAATTATAGTAAGAAATTTTGGTGCTCATATTTCTCTTTATGAATCTCCCGAATTAAAAATTGAACCTCAAGAACAAGACCTTAATGAGTTTAGAAACATCTACCATTTAGTTGAATCAGTTTCTTTAACAGGTTATTACGGTGGTTCTAGATTGATTAAAGCAGCTATTAAAAAGTTTGCTGAATATTGTGAGAAAGAAAACATTAAGATTGCATCTAAGAATTTCACCATTAGATATCGTTCATCTATTCCAAGACAGGTTGGTTTAGCAGGTTCTAGTGCCATTGTTACAGCGACAATGCGTGCATTAATGGAATTTTATAATGTGGAGATTATCCCTGAAATGCTGGCGAATCTTGTACTCTCTGCAGAGTCTGACGAACTCGGTATTAGCGCTGGTTTACAAGATAGAGTTATTCAAGCTTTTGAAGGCTGTGTTTATATGGATTTTGATAAAACCCATTACGAAAAAAATAAACAAGGTATATACGAAAGGCTAGAACCACAGAAATTACCTAATTTGTACATAGCATATAAGGTGGATCTTGGCAAAGTTTCAGGAGCTGTGTTGAATAATATTAGGGTAAGATATGAGAAAGGAGACCAAGAAGTAATTAATACACTTTCCCAAATGGCAGATTTAGCCGAGCAAGGAAAAGAAGCCATTGCTCAGGGTGATACTCACAGACTAAATGAGTTAATTAACCTAAACTTCGATCTGAGGTGTAAAATTATGAATATCAGTGATAGTAATCACGAACTGGTTTCTTCTGCAAGAGCTTGTGGTGTTTCTGCTAAATTTACAGGTTCGGGTGGTTCAATTATAGGAGTTTATCCAGATGATGAAGCATTGACCAAATTGGTAATAGCCATGAGAAAACTCAATGCGAGAGTAATCAAACCATATATATTATAA
- the galU gene encoding UTP--glucose-1-phosphate uridylyltransferase GalU, translating into MTVKKAVIPAAGFGTRFLPATKAQPKEMLPIIDTPTIQYVVQEAVDSGIEDILIISGKGKRAIEDHFDRNPELEARLEESEKEKLFNEMRHIADMANIHFIRQKEINGLGDAIYYARYHTGNEPFAVLLGDTIVDSVIPVTQQLIDAFEQYNASILAVEKVPKDKVSRYGIVGGKRLSDTIMEVSEFVEKPDPATAPSDLAIAGRYILTPEIYTALEQTPKGKNNEIQLTDAFKILSKREKVIADTIEGKRYDIGNKLDFLKTTVEFALKRKEFSEEFGEFLKETVAGLK; encoded by the coding sequence ATGACAGTTAAAAAAGCAGTAATTCCAGCTGCAGGATTTGGAACAAGATTTTTACCGGCAACAAAAGCACAACCTAAAGAAATGCTTCCAATTATAGACACTCCTACTATTCAGTATGTAGTGCAAGAAGCTGTAGATTCCGGTATAGAAGATATATTAATTATTTCGGGAAAAGGCAAAAGAGCTATAGAAGATCACTTTGACCGCAACCCTGAATTGGAAGCGAGATTAGAAGAAAGTGAAAAAGAGAAGCTGTTCAATGAGATGCGTCATATTGCTGATATGGCTAACATCCATTTCATCAGACAAAAAGAAATTAACGGTTTGGGTGATGCTATTTATTATGCTAGATACCACACTGGAAACGAACCTTTTGCTGTACTTTTAGGTGATACTATTGTCGATTCTGTAATTCCTGTAACCCAGCAATTAATTGATGCTTTTGAGCAATACAATGCAAGTATTTTGGCGGTAGAAAAAGTACCGAAAGATAAAGTATCAAGATATGGTATTGTTGGTGGAAAACGCTTGAGCGATACCATTATGGAAGTATCTGAGTTTGTAGAAAAACCAGATCCAGCTACTGCCCCATCAGACTTGGCTATTGCAGGGAGATACATTCTAACACCTGAAATCTACACTGCTTTGGAACAAACACCAAAGGGTAAAAACAATGAGATTCAATTGACAGATGCTTTTAAAATACTTTCTAAAAGAGAAAAAGTAATTGCTGATACAATTGAAGGTAAAAGATATGACATTGGAAACAAACTAGATTTCTTAAAAACTACAGTTGAGTTTGCTCTAAAGAGAAAAGAGTTTTCCGAAGAGTTTGGAGAGTTCTTAAAAGAAACTGTTGCAGGCTTAAAATAA
- a CDS encoding ferritin has translation MNKIKAKITKKTSLISEVESKLNDQVKMEGVSSQFYLAAASWCEREGYENAANFLYGHSEEERMHMLKLIKYINASGGYALAPEIDGLKYEYESLREVFEDVLEHEIKVTNSINDLVDFSFKVKDYATFQFLQWYVAEQREEEELARRVIEIFDIIGEEGQGLWFIDKEIAKLKDQADSGELGAIDSAE, from the coding sequence ATGAATAAAATAAAAGCAAAAATTACTAAGAAAACCTCTTTAATCTCAGAAGTTGAAAGCAAATTAAATGATCAGGTAAAAATGGAAGGTGTTTCTTCTCAGTTTTATCTAGCTGCTGCTTCCTGGTGCGAAAGAGAAGGATACGAAAATGCCGCTAATTTTCTGTATGGACATTCTGAAGAAGAAAGAATGCACATGCTTAAATTGATAAAATATATTAATGCATCTGGTGGCTACGCACTTGCACCTGAAATTGACGGACTTAAATATGAATATGAGAGTCTTAGAGAAGTGTTTGAAGATGTATTAGAGCATGAAATAAAGGTAACTAATTCGATAAACGACCTTGTTGATTTTAGCTTTAAGGTGAAAGATTATGCTACTTTCCAGTTTTTACAATGGTATGTAGCTGAGCAGCGTGAAGAAGAAGAATTAGCAAGAAGAGTGATTGAAATATTTGACATTATCGGTGAGGAAGGCCAAGGATTATGGTTCATCGATAAGGAGATTGCTAAGTTAAAAGACCAAGCAGATAGTGGCGAGCTTGGAGCAATAGATTCTGCCGAATAA
- a CDS encoding glycosyltransferase family 2 protein, producing the protein MEESTIEELQPQISVVIPLFNEEESLPELVAWIDKVMKANQYSYEVILIDDGSKDNSWEIVKKLKTEYPAVRGISFLRNYGKSAALHTGFGAAKGKVVITMDADLQDSPDEIPDLYRMIAEEGYDLVSGWKRKRYDPISKTIPSKLFNKVTQLSSGIKLHDFNCGLKSYNAKVIKTIEVYGEMHRYIPVIAKWNGFYKIGEKEVEHRARKYGVTKFGLERFVFGFLDLLSITFVSRFKKRPMHFFGTLGTLSFLLGFIFAMKILLEKVYISNILNEVPDRDVVAQPLFFLSLVMLIIGVQLFLAGFISEMVSLNSPNRNDYHVSERV; encoded by the coding sequence ATGGAAGAAAGCACTATAGAGGAATTACAACCACAAATATCAGTAGTAATTCCTTTGTTTAATGAGGAGGAGTCTTTGCCGGAGCTGGTAGCATGGATTGATAAAGTGATGAAAGCCAATCAATATTCTTATGAAGTAATTTTGATTGATGATGGCAGTAAAGACAACTCATGGGAGATAGTTAAAAAATTAAAAACTGAATATCCGGCAGTAAGAGGCATTAGCTTTTTGAGAAATTATGGTAAATCTGCTGCCTTACACACCGGTTTTGGTGCTGCAAAAGGTAAAGTGGTAATCACCATGGATGCAGACTTGCAGGACAGTCCCGATGAAATTCCAGATTTGTATAGAATGATTGCCGAAGAAGGTTATGATTTAGTTTCTGGGTGGAAAAGAAAAAGATACGATCCCATCAGTAAGACCATTCCTTCTAAACTGTTTAACAAAGTAACTCAGCTTTCTTCTGGTATTAAATTACACGATTTTAATTGTGGTTTAAAATCATACAATGCGAAGGTGATTAAAACCATAGAAGTGTATGGTGAAATGCATCGCTATATTCCTGTTATTGCCAAATGGAATGGTTTCTATAAAATAGGAGAGAAAGAAGTTGAGCACAGAGCAAGAAAATATGGAGTTACCAAATTTGGATTGGAACGCTTTGTATTTGGCTTTTTAGATTTACTTTCGATCACTTTTGTATCTAGATTTAAGAAGAGACCGATGCACTTTTTCGGTACTTTGGGTACCCTTTCTTTTCTTCTAGGATTCATTTTCGCAATGAAAATACTTTTAGAAAAGGTGTATATCTCTAATATATTAAATGAAGTACCTGATAGAGACGTAGTTGCTCAACCCTTGTTTTTTCTTTCGCTTGTGATGTTAATAATAGGGGTACAGTTGTTTTTAGCGGGGTTTATTTCTGAAATGGTTTCTTTAAACTCTCCGAACAGAAACGATTATCACGTATCTGAAAGAGTTTGA
- a CDS encoding DUF4199 domain-containing protein, which translates to MEDQASIKSVGVKYGLILGIFLIVYGLLLQVLDLAAEQSLGYLSFVFMIIMLVFAYKEFKGLNNGYMKLGQGIGLGMFVFLISTICSNIFSYFYLKFIDDSMLQLIVDNAREEMSRNPDLTDAQIEQALSMTASFTTPEMIVVIGFFTTMFFGFLISLIMSLIFKKDNPDYY; encoded by the coding sequence ATGGAAGATCAAGCATCTATTAAGTCAGTTGGAGTAAAATACGGTCTTATACTAGGTATTTTTCTAATTGTATACGGTTTGTTACTACAAGTTTTAGATTTAGCTGCAGAACAATCATTAGGGTATTTATCATTTGTGTTTATGATAATAATGCTAGTGTTCGCTTACAAAGAATTTAAAGGCTTAAATAATGGATATATGAAACTCGGGCAAGGCATTGGCCTGGGTATGTTTGTTTTTTTAATCTCCACTATTTGTTCTAATATCTTTAGTTACTTCTATCTAAAATTTATTGATGATTCAATGCTTCAGTTGATTGTAGACAATGCAAGAGAGGAAATGTCTAGAAATCCTGATTTGACAGATGCTCAAATTGAGCAGGCATTGTCGATGACAGCGAGTTTCACTACTCCTGAGATGATTGTAGTAATCGGATTCTTTACAACAATGTTTTTTGGATTCCTTATTTCACTTATAATGTCATTAATTTTCAAAAAAGATAACCCTGATTACTATTAA
- a CDS encoding ATP-binding cassette domain-containing protein, with product MLQFSFKKKLHHHSGQLQFRLSASLPANSVTAIMGGSGEGKTSLLKMFAGLLKPDDGYLKINDACWYDSVKKINLVPQKRSIGFLFQEYALFPNMTVKENLTFALRKEDRNADIVNELLEIIDLKALENIKPTHLSGGQQQRVALARAVIRKPELLLLDEPLSALDNQLRDRLQQDLKLLLAKYPTTVLIVTHDAAEAIRLADHIIIVDEGKMKTFGKIKDVLGTNIEKNGGIDAEVISIDLSQNTMQILLGDSLFTINIPSIDSLPEEGDRIKINADNWKLN from the coding sequence ATGCTTCAGTTTAGTTTCAAGAAAAAACTACATCATCACAGCGGACAACTACAATTTAGACTATCTGCCAGTTTACCAGCAAACTCTGTTACTGCTATTATGGGTGGTTCTGGAGAAGGTAAGACTAGTTTATTAAAAATGTTTGCTGGCTTACTTAAACCAGACGATGGATATTTAAAGATAAATGATGCATGTTGGTACGATAGTGTTAAAAAAATCAATCTTGTTCCTCAAAAGAGAAGTATAGGTTTTTTGTTTCAAGAGTATGCTTTATTTCCGAACATGACAGTAAAAGAAAATCTGACTTTTGCATTGCGAAAAGAAGATAGAAATGCTGACATTGTGAACGAATTATTGGAAATAATAGATTTAAAAGCATTAGAAAATATAAAGCCAACGCATCTTTCTGGTGGGCAGCAGCAAAGAGTTGCTCTAGCCAGAGCGGTTATTAGAAAACCAGAGTTACTTTTACTAGACGAGCCTCTTTCTGCTTTAGATAACCAACTGCGAGATCGCTTACAACAAGACCTCAAGCTACTATTGGCTAAATATCCAACTACAGTATTAATTGTAACACATGATGCAGCTGAAGCTATTCGGTTAGCAGATCATATTATTATTGTAGATGAGGGTAAAATGAAGACTTTTGGCAAAATTAAAGATGTGTTGGGGACAAATATTGAGAAAAATGGTGGTATAGATGCTGAAGTCATAAGCATAGATTTGTCGCAAAATACTATGCAAATATTATTAGGAGATAGTCTATTTACTATAAATATCCCTTCAATAGATAGTCTGCCCGAAGAAGGAGATAGAATTAAAATTAATGCAGACAACTGGAAATTAAATTAA
- the modB gene encoding molybdate ABC transporter permease subunit encodes MEISFSPLWLSFKLATITTCILLVLGIFIVYLIHFKLKGYWLISIVKSLVSLPLVLPPTVLGYYLLVAFNPDSLLGSFFEDFFNIQLVFSFAGILLGSVIFSLPFIVNPILSAVENLPTYYEDAAYTLGKTQWQTFTKVMLPNIKSSVIVGITMSFAHTIGEFGVILMIGGNIPDETRVASIAIYNEVEMLNYDSANVYSIILLIFSLSVLFFVNFFNSRKNNINL; translated from the coding sequence ATGGAAATATCTTTTTCACCACTATGGCTAAGTTTCAAGTTGGCTACAATTACAACATGCATTTTATTGGTTTTAGGGATATTTATAGTTTATTTAATCCACTTTAAATTAAAAGGTTATTGGTTAATATCTATAGTCAAATCACTGGTGAGTTTACCATTGGTTTTGCCTCCTACAGTTTTAGGTTATTACCTATTAGTAGCATTTAATCCAGACAGCTTACTAGGGAGTTTTTTTGAAGACTTTTTTAATATCCAGTTGGTATTTTCATTTGCTGGAATATTACTTGGTTCAGTAATTTTTAGCTTGCCTTTTATAGTAAATCCTATTTTATCTGCTGTAGAGAATTTACCTACCTATTACGAAGATGCTGCCTATACACTAGGCAAAACCCAATGGCAGACTTTTACAAAAGTAATGTTACCCAATATTAAATCTTCTGTAATTGTGGGTATCACTATGTCTTTTGCTCATACAATTGGCGAGTTTGGTGTAATTTTAATGATTGGTGGAAATATACCAGATGAGACTAGAGTCGCTTCCATAGCGATTTATAATGAGGTTGAAATGCTCAATTACGATTCTGCAAATGTTTATTCTATCATCTTACTCATTTTCTCATTATCTGTTTTATTCTTTGTAAACTTCTTTAATTCAAGAAAAAATAACATCAATCTGTAA
- a CDS encoding sensor histidine kinase, giving the protein MCDSYAFANENLPELKLSYFEDTSEAIDIDSCLSNDINFQPIATNSVNFGKNSFTYWIKAELIFSDSIQKKYFLEIDYPSIDYIDYFYEKNIEWHKVETGSLRPYNNRLLHYETFIFPVENNELRKTLYFKVKTANAIILRFNLFDQEGLIKEVKSYEMYYGSFFGIICIIIIINLIIFFFLKERSFIIYVFYVSFNLLLNVFLSGHISALVLRNVGGWYNVAYLQVLLFTILFGLWFAYEFLKLNNEKKFLQFVYFPLVGFTVLVGFISFYVDFLIINSLLEFNALAFILFMMFAAFIRYSKGHRAARFYIIGYLFYFLFLIPVILENYHLFERSFITIHGAEIGILLESTLLSIALIDRSWFEKKKITDERGMIYEENLKLQHQLHFKLEKQVQERTEELAFTLQELNAKNEEILSQRDNIESQKERLVKLNDNKDKFISILAHDVRGPINSMFAFTQLLANNINLLSREELVTLGRDLEKQTKSLYSLLDNLLQWARSQMGTLETYKEKFILRNQISLNINQLEGMAAPKNISIINNSENVFVFGDKNLFDTVMRNLISNAIKFSNTEKEIFIDASVEQNFVTISVKDEGLGFTEDIKDKLFRIETKHTTTGTKGEKGTGLGLKLCKEFAEVNGGKIWAESELYKGTVFYFTIPLFKENNSTSH; this is encoded by the coding sequence ATGTGCGATAGTTATGCTTTTGCGAATGAAAACCTCCCAGAATTAAAGCTCAGTTATTTCGAAGACACATCTGAGGCAATAGATATTGACTCCTGCTTATCTAATGATATAAATTTTCAACCAATAGCTACAAACTCAGTAAATTTTGGAAAAAACTCATTCACTTATTGGATTAAAGCAGAATTAATATTTTCAGATTCAATTCAGAAGAAATACTTTTTGGAAATAGACTATCCAAGTATCGATTATATAGACTATTTCTATGAAAAAAATATTGAATGGCATAAGGTAGAAACAGGCTCTCTAAGACCTTATAATAATAGACTCTTACATTACGAAACCTTTATTTTTCCTGTAGAGAATAATGAGCTAAGAAAAACACTTTACTTTAAAGTGAAAACAGCTAATGCAATCATACTTCGATTTAATTTATTTGATCAGGAAGGCTTGATAAAGGAAGTAAAAAGTTATGAAATGTATTATGGTAGCTTTTTCGGTATTATATGCATAATTATAATTATAAACCTCATTATATTTTTCTTTCTCAAAGAGAGATCATTTATTATTTATGTCTTTTATGTTTCATTCAATTTATTGTTGAATGTATTTTTATCAGGACATATATCTGCATTAGTTTTAAGAAATGTTGGTGGATGGTACAACGTAGCATATTTACAAGTGCTTCTTTTTACAATTCTTTTTGGGTTATGGTTTGCCTATGAATTTTTGAAGTTAAACAACGAAAAGAAATTCCTTCAATTCGTCTATTTTCCTCTAGTTGGATTTACGGTTTTAGTAGGTTTTATAAGTTTCTATGTAGATTTTCTAATTATTAATTCGCTGCTTGAGTTTAATGCATTAGCTTTTATTCTATTTATGATGTTTGCTGCATTTATTAGGTATAGTAAGGGACATAGAGCAGCCAGATTTTACATAATTGGTTATTTGTTTTATTTCTTGTTTTTAATACCTGTCATATTAGAGAACTATCATTTATTCGAAAGAAGCTTTATTACTATCCACGGTGCTGAAATTGGTATATTACTAGAGTCAACTTTATTATCTATTGCATTAATTGACAGAAGTTGGTTTGAGAAAAAGAAAATTACCGATGAGAGAGGTATGATCTACGAAGAGAATTTAAAGCTTCAGCATCAATTACATTTTAAACTAGAAAAACAAGTACAAGAGCGTACAGAAGAATTGGCATTTACACTTCAAGAGCTAAACGCTAAAAATGAAGAGATTCTAAGTCAAAGAGATAATATAGAATCGCAAAAAGAAAGGCTTGTTAAACTGAATGATAATAAAGATAAATTCATTTCGATTTTAGCGCATGATGTAAGAGGGCCGATTAATTCGATGTTTGCTTTTACACAGTTGCTTGCAAATAATATTAATCTGTTATCTAGAGAAGAATTAGTAACATTAGGTAGAGATTTAGAAAAGCAAACCAAAAGTCTTTACAGTTTATTAGATAATTTATTGCAATGGGCTCGCTCTCAAATGGGAACGCTAGAGACTTATAAAGAAAAATTTATATTGAGAAATCAGATAAGTCTTAATATAAATCAGCTTGAAGGAATGGCGGCACCTAAAAATATTAGTATCATCAACAATTCAGAAAATGTATTCGTTTTTGGAGATAAAAATCTGTTTGATACTGTTATGAGGAATTTAATTTCTAATGCCATTAAGTTTTCAAATACAGAAAAAGAAATTTTTATAGATGCATCAGTTGAGCAAAATTTTGTGACTATTTCTGTAAAAGATGAGGGTTTAGGGTTTACAGAAGATATAAAAGATAAACTGTTTAGAATAGAAACAAAACATACTACTACTGGTACTAAAGGAGAAAAAGGTACGGGCTTAGGGCTTAAGCTATGCAAAGAGTTTGCAGAAGTAAATGGAGGTAAAATCTGGGCTGAAAGTGAGCTTTATAAAGGAACTGTTTTTTATTTTACAATCCCTCTTTTTAAAGAGAATAATAGCACTTCTCACTAA
- a CDS encoding nucleoside triphosphate pyrophosphohydrolase family protein, whose protein sequence is MKSPESLKSVAEFHKTFKHPIEAEPVIPAPERCALRVSLIAEELKELEEAIANKDLVEVADALCDIQYVLSGAVLEFGLGDKFKELFDEVQRSNMSKACKTEEEAQKTVEYYKNERDTESYYKEIDGLYLVYRKGDDKTLKSVNYSPADLKKIL, encoded by the coding sequence ATGAAGTCTCCTGAATCGCTAAAGAGTGTAGCCGAATTTCATAAAACATTTAAACACCCAATTGAAGCAGAACCAGTTATTCCAGCACCCGAGCGTTGTGCTTTAAGAGTTTCTTTAATTGCCGAAGAATTAAAAGAGCTAGAGGAAGCTATTGCAAATAAAGATTTAGTAGAAGTGGCAGATGCACTTTGCGACATTCAATATGTACTCTCTGGAGCTGTACTAGAATTTGGTCTAGGAGATAAATTCAAAGAGTTGTTTGATGAAGTACAGCGTTCAAATATGTCTAAGGCTTGTAAAACCGAAGAAGAAGCACAAAAAACAGTTGAGTATTACAAAAATGAAAGAGATACAGAATCTTATTACAAAGAAATAGATGGATTGTACTTAGTTTACAGAAAAGGTGATGACAAAACACTTAAATCTGTAAATTATTCTCCAGCAGACCTTAAGAAGATCCTTTAG